The proteins below are encoded in one region of Triticum aestivum cultivar Chinese Spring chromosome 1B, IWGSC CS RefSeq v2.1, whole genome shotgun sequence:
- the LOC123090382 gene encoding ribosomal protein S12, mitochondrial-like, producing MPTKNQLIRDGREEKRRTDRTRASDQCPQKQGVCQRVSTRTPKKPNSALRKIEKVRLSNRHDIFAHIPGEGHNSREHSIVLVRGGRVKDLPGVKSHRIRGVKDLLRIPDHRKGRSKYGAERPKSK from the coding sequence ATGCCTACAAAAAATCAATTGATTCGTGATGGTAGAGAAGAAAAACGGCGCACGGACCGTACTCGAGCTTCGGATCAATGTCCCCAGAAGCAAGGAGTATGCCAGCGTGTTTCGACGAGAACACCGAAAAAACCTAATTCAGCTCTACGTAAGATAGAAAAAGTACGGTTGAGCAATCGACATGATATATTTGCTCACATTCCAGGCGAAGGTCATAATTCGCGGGAACATTCTATAGTCTTAGTCAGAGGAGGTAGAGTGAAAGATTTGCCAGGTGTGAAATCCCATCGTATTCGAGGAGTCAAGGATTTGCTGCGAATTCCGGATCATAGAAAGGGAAGATCTAAATATGGTGCAGAAAGACCTAAATCGAAATGA